From a single Chlamydia ibidis 10-1398/6 genomic region:
- the ftsW gene encoding putative lipid II flippase FtsW, whose product MKWFVVSCLAGIFCLGLIMVFGTSSAEVLDRSLPCSTHKALIRQATYLILGLGISSLVYMTGWRDFLKMSPTLLLVASIVLALVLVPGIGVCRNGAKRWLGVGQLTLQPSEFVKYLVPCVAIERLVFSSCGEDFKKFFKFVVLLFIPIFLIAIEPDNGSAAVISFSLIPVFIMTSVRLRYWLVPLMCVIVIGGALAYRMPYVRQRLNVYLHPELDIKGRGHQPYQAKIAAGSGGLFGKGPGASLQKLTYLPEAQNDYIAAIYAEEFGFLGMLFLILLYMCFVYGGYAIAMQASTLEGASLAIAVTVIIGMQAFMNLGVVSGLLPSKGVNLPFFSQGGSSLIANMCGVALLLKVCDGKNQKSNFSSWGDRRPYNPRSCNK is encoded by the coding sequence ATGAAATGGTTTGTAGTTTCTTGTTTGGCGGGTATTTTTTGTTTGGGCCTGATCATGGTGTTTGGTACTTCTTCTGCTGAGGTGTTGGACAGATCTCTCCCTTGTAGTACTCATAAAGCATTAATTCGCCAAGCAACTTATCTAATTTTAGGTTTAGGGATTTCTAGTCTAGTTTATATGACTGGATGGCGGGATTTCCTAAAAATGAGCCCTACATTACTCTTAGTTGCAAGTATCGTGCTCGCTCTTGTCCTTGTCCCAGGAATAGGTGTATGTCGCAATGGAGCAAAGCGTTGGCTTGGAGTAGGCCAATTAACTTTACAACCTTCTGAGTTTGTTAAATACCTCGTCCCTTGTGTCGCGATAGAGCGCCTTGTTTTTTCTTCGTGTGGAGAAGATTTTAAAAAGTTTTTTAAATTTGTTGTCCTGCTATTTATCCCAATTTTTCTGATAGCTATAGAACCAGATAATGGATCTGCCGCTGTGATTTCATTTTCTCTAATTCCTGTATTCATCATGACTTCAGTGCGTTTGCGCTATTGGTTAGTTCCCCTAATGTGTGTCATTGTTATTGGAGGAGCTCTTGCTTATCGGATGCCGTATGTACGGCAAAGATTAAATGTATATTTGCACCCCGAACTGGATATTAAGGGGCGAGGACACCAGCCCTATCAGGCAAAAATTGCTGCTGGATCTGGTGGATTATTTGGCAAAGGGCCAGGAGCTAGCTTACAAAAACTAACGTACCTTCCAGAAGCCCAAAATGACTATATTGCTGCAATATATGCGGAAGAGTTTGGCTTTCTTGGTATGTTGTTTTTGATACTTCTATACATGTGTTTTGTTTATGGTGGTTATGCCATTGCCATGCAGGCATCGACTCTTGAGGGCGCTTCCTTAGCTATCGCGGTTACCGTAATTATCGGTATGCAGGCTTTCATGAATCTAGGTGTTGTCTCTGGACTTCTCCCTAGCAAGGGAGTTAACTTACCATTTTTTAGTCAAGGGGGCTCTTCCTTAATTGCTAATATGTGTGGTGTGGCATTGCTGTTGAAGGTATGTGATGGGAAAAATCAAAAGAGTAATTTTAGCAGTTGGGGGGACAGGAGGCCATATAATCCCCGCTCTTGCAACAAGTGA
- a CDS encoding LysM peptidoglycan-binding domain-containing protein — translation MNRRDTIIIAAVVNAVLLLVLFTTAKHADSKNVDIPLGVVPSKVVEIAPQLEKVVEKSSEVVVEAGPQRIVKEELAAQFTESKPVVVNPVPISVAPQAAAPVKSPTVAHLTPANPEVSDSTKERESVHPSYTTIVVKKGDFLERIARANQTTVATLMQINDLSSTQLKIGQVIKVPVSDKVASPKNPQAKVVDPEDYYIVQDGDSPWTIALRHHIRLEELLKMNDLDEQKARKLRAGDRLRIR, via the coding sequence ATGAACCGTAGAGATACGATTATAATTGCAGCTGTTGTTAACGCTGTTTTGTTATTAGTTTTGTTTACTACAGCTAAACATGCTGATAGCAAGAATGTCGATATTCCTCTTGGGGTAGTGCCTAGCAAAGTTGTTGAAATTGCGCCACAGTTGGAAAAAGTAGTGGAGAAAAGTTCTGAGGTAGTGGTTGAAGCCGGCCCTCAGCGTATTGTTAAGGAAGAATTGGCTGCTCAGTTCACAGAAAGTAAACCTGTTGTTGTTAACCCTGTGCCAATTTCTGTTGCTCCTCAAGCAGCTGCACCAGTTAAATCCCCAACTGTAGCTCATCTAACCCCTGCTAACCCAGAGGTCTCTGATTCTACTAAAGAGCGTGAGTCTGTTCATCCAAGCTATACAACTATTGTTGTTAAAAAGGGAGATTTTTTAGAACGCATTGCTAGAGCAAATCAAACAACCGTAGCTACGCTGATGCAAATTAACGACTTGTCCTCTACTCAGTTGAAAATAGGTCAAGTTATTAAGGTCCCTGTTTCTGATAAAGTAGCATCTCCTAAGAACCCACAAGCAAAGGTAGTAGATCCCGAGGATTATTACATTGTTCAGGATGGAGATAGCCCTTGGACAATTGCCTTGCGCCACCATATCCGTCTAGAGGAACTATTAAAAATGAATGATCTAGATGAACAGAAAGCTCGTAAATTACGCGCAGGAGACCGATTAAGAATACGCTGA
- the murD gene encoding UDP-N-acetylmuramoyl-L-alanine--D-glutamate ligase yields MTKRCVIVLGAGISGRSSAKFLRQRGDYVIGVDRSIDALNACEYFHEICLEDYLDFPLGADLVVRSPGIKYSHPWVIEAKSRNIPVVTDIQLAIQTREFQEYPSLGITGSNGKTSTVLFLVHLLKTANISAFPMGNIGIPILENINCRGVRIVEISSFQLDHQEISYPVLSGGVILNISANHLDYHGTFTEYAEAKLCIKHCLKYPNELWSGEGTGCGRSYWDYSAEKLGILDKGSALKPIYLHDKSNYYAAYALACGLFDITPELWMLAVQTFKKPPHRIECLGEKNRIRYINDSKATTICSVARALVSVGPNIIVILGGRNKGGDFKSLLPELAHTTKHIVAMGECREEITSALSSALPVTQAVSLEEAVNVAESVAQSGDTILLSPGCASFDQFRSFEERGNRFKQLVGNLEALNI; encoded by the coding sequence ATGACTAAGCGGTGTGTTATTGTGTTAGGTGCAGGGATCTCAGGAAGATCTTCTGCTAAGTTTCTACGTCAACGCGGGGATTATGTTATAGGGGTAGATCGATCCATAGATGCTCTTAATGCTTGCGAGTATTTTCATGAAATATGCCTAGAGGATTATTTAGATTTTCCTTTGGGTGCAGATCTTGTTGTAAGATCTCCTGGGATAAAATATTCACACCCATGGGTTATAGAGGCTAAATCTAGAAATATTCCCGTAGTTACTGACATACAACTTGCGATTCAGACGAGAGAGTTCCAAGAATACCCTTCTTTAGGAATTACTGGATCAAATGGTAAAACTTCTACAGTTTTATTTTTAGTGCATTTATTAAAGACAGCCAATATATCGGCTTTCCCTATGGGAAATATTGGTATACCCATATTGGAGAACATAAATTGCCGAGGAGTTAGAATTGTGGAAATTAGCTCTTTTCAATTAGATCATCAAGAAATCTCGTACCCTGTGTTATCTGGAGGAGTTATCTTGAATATTTCCGCTAATCACCTCGATTATCACGGAACCTTTACCGAATATGCAGAAGCCAAGTTGTGTATCAAGCATTGCTTGAAATATCCTAACGAATTGTGGTCAGGGGAGGGAACTGGCTGCGGAAGATCTTATTGGGATTATAGTGCAGAAAAGCTAGGTATTTTAGACAAAGGGAGTGCATTAAAACCAATATACTTGCATGATAAAAGCAATTATTATGCGGCCTATGCTCTTGCTTGTGGCTTGTTTGATATTACTCCAGAATTATGGATGCTGGCAGTCCAGACTTTTAAGAAGCCTCCTCATAGGATAGAATGTCTGGGGGAAAAAAATCGCATCCGTTATATCAATGATAGTAAGGCTACGACTATTTGCTCTGTAGCCAGGGCGCTGGTTTCTGTTGGTCCCAATATCATAGTAATTTTGGGAGGAAGAAACAAGGGTGGCGACTTTAAATCATTGCTCCCTGAACTGGCCCATACTACTAAGCATATCGTTGCTATGGGAGAGTGTCGTGAGGAGATCACGTCGGCTTTATCTTCTGCTTTGCCTGTAACTCAGGCCGTCTCCTTAGAAGAGGCAGTGAATGTGGCTGAAAGCGTAGCACAATCTGGAGACACCATTTTACTCTCGCCAGGTTGTGCGAGTTTTGATCAATTTCGTAGTTTTGAAGAGAGGGGCAACCGTTTTAAACAATTGGTTGGTAATTTGGAGGCACTAAATATATGA